The Raphanus sativus cultivar WK10039 chromosome 6, ASM80110v3, whole genome shotgun sequence sequence TTCCAGCCCTTGGATGGTTTGTGgggattttaatgaaattttggATCCCAGAGAGACCTCTAATTCTTCTATTATTACTTCCACCAGAGCCATGAGGGAGTTTGGCTCGTGCTTATCAGACATCGGAGTGTTTGATCTGTCGTCGCAGGGACCTAAGTATACATGGTCGAACCATCGTCCTTCAGATCCCATTGGTAAAAAGATTGATAGATGCCTGGTGAATGATCTGTGGCAACTGTCTTATCCGAAGGGATTTTGCTCCTTTGAACCTCCGGAGTTTTCAGATCATACGCCATGTCATATTAGGCTTACCTCCACTAGGCCTTCTTTTGGGACCAGACCTTTTATGTTTCCAAGTTATTTGATAAAGCTCCCCTCGTTTGTTCCTACTATAAAAGAATGTTGGCTTCAGATAGGAGGACCTGCAGGAAATCTCACTGTCTTATGTTTTAAGCTTAAGCAGCTTAAAGCTCCCATTAAGTCGCTTTGTAAGGAAAACTTCAGTCAGATTGAGAGAAGAGTTCAGGAGGCAAAATCGACTTTAGATTCTCACCAACTGCAGGCGCTAAATTTTCCGTCTGAAGATAACTTAGCTATGGAGAAAGAGTCTCGGGAAGCATGGCTGTTTCTGCGTTTGGCAGAAGAAATGTTCTTCCGTCAGCGCTCGAGAATTAAATGGTTGGAAGCAGGGGATTTAAACACTCAGTTTTTTCACAGAATTACCATGGTCAGAAATGCTCTTAATGGGATTACCTATCTTCTGAGAGGTGATGGTTCAAGATCTCAGTCACTAAAAGAGGTTCATCAGATTGCAGCTGCTCATTTTGCGGGAATCTTATGCACCCTAAGGGGCTCCTATTGTATGTTTCTTCCGGAATATATGACAAGAGTTATCTTAACGGTCTGTACTCCGGCTCATCAGGATCTTCTCTCTGCTCCTGTCACGGCTGCCTTGATCAAAACGACGTTGTTCAAGCTCTCTCTTAATCGTACCCCTAGACCTGATGGTTTAACGGCTGAGTTCTTTAGAGCACTATGAAGCTTGCTAGGTGATGAAGTCTGTACGGCGATCTTGGACTTCTTCAAATCCAGGTTCATGCCTTCGGGACTTAATTCCACTTCTCTTATTTTGATCCCAAAAAGGCCAGGAGCGGATAATATACAAGATTTCAGGCCTATATCTTGTCTTAATACCTTATATAAGGTAATTTCCCGTATCTTGGCTGATAGATTGAAGGAGATTCTCCCAGATCTTGTGCTACCTAATCAAACGGGATTCATCAAAAATAGGCTGCTGCTAGAAAATGTTTTGCTAGCCTCTGAGGTGCTTAATGGTTATCAGAGAAAGAATAGATCACCGAGAATTGCGCTTAAGGTGGACATCTCTAAGGCATTTGATTCTGTCCGTTGGGATTTCCTACTTCAAACTCTCAAGGCTATGCAATTTCCTGCTGCTTTTGTTGACTGCATACGTGCGTGTATCACCACTCCGTCCTTCTCTCTGAGCATAAATGGGGTAACTTCTGGTTTCTTTAAAGGAAAAACAGGTTTGAGGCAGGGAGATCCGATTTCTCCGCTTCTATTTGCGGTGGTCATGAATGTCCTCTCTTATATGTTGAATCGGGCAGCTGAAGATGGTATTTTTGGCTATCACCCGGGTTGTGCGGGAACTAAGCTTACTCATCTTGCTTTTGCAgatgatttattaatttttcttgATGGTACAGAATCTTCCTTAGCAGGAGTCTTTACGGTTCTGTCCCAGTTTGAAAAATTCTCTGGGCTGGAAGTGAATATGTCAAAAACGTCTATGTTCTCCTCCGGTCTCTCTGCCCAGACGCAGCTCAACATATTAAATCGGTTTAGGCTCCGTTCCATACAGCTTCCGGTCCGATATCTGGGCTTGCCTCTCTGCTCCAAGAAACTCTCGGTTAGGGATTGTGATCCTTTACTTGCTCAGGTTCGAAGGAAGCTTAATGGCTGGATGAATCGCCATCTAAGTATGGCTGGTAGGCTGCAGCTTATTTCATCTACCATTCCGGGAATTATAGGTTTCTGGACATCTGCCTTTTGTATCCCTAAAAAGGTCTTAAAGATGATTCAGAgtcttctctcttctttcctCTGGCATGGAACGCTTGGAAACACTTCTGCTAAGGTTGCTTGGGACTCTTTATGTTACCCGAAAGCTGAAGGAGGGTTGGGTATTAGATCTCTTACCTCATGGAACACGGTGTTTGGCATTAAGTTAATCTGGATGCTATATTTCCGTGCTGGTTCTATTTGGGTGGCTTGGGTCAGAGATAAATATCTTTCGACAGGTTCATTTTGGTCACTAAACTCGAGAAATTATTCCATCTCATGGACATTTCGTAGGCTATTAAAGTTAAGACACATTGCTTTGTCTTTTCTTCGTATCATGGTGCGAGGGGGGAGTGAAACTTACTTCTGGTTCGATCTTTGGACTCCCTTTGGGGTCTTGGTTGATTATTTGGGACCGTCGGGACCTTCGGATTTGGGAATCCCTCTGGATTCTCTGGTTTCTTCCATTACACAAGGTTCAGCTTGGACTCTAAGACCCGCAAGGTCGGAACGTCAAGTAAACCTTCATGTTTATCTCACTTCTTTTACTCCTTCTCCAGGAGCTGATGTTGCTATTTGGAAAGTTGGAGATACAATCACTGCTAAATTCTCTACGAAGAAAGTTTGGCAAGATTTGAGGAGGTCTAGGCCTTCGGTTTCGTGGGCGAGATTTGTTTGGAATCAGGCTATTATTCCCAAATTCAAGATTACTTCCTGGTTGTTTATGCTTAATCGCAATCCAACTATGGATCGTTTGATCTCTTGGGGTCTGGATTTGGAGAATTGTTGTCTTCTTTGTGGAACTGCTCCAGAATCTAGAGACCATTTGTTTTTTCTATGTCCTTACTCCACCCTGGTTTGGAAAACAGTTACTGGAGCGCTTGGTATCACCACCCCTCCTCTTCAGTGGGATTCGGTTCTTCAATGGTTCGATGTAGTTACAACCAATCCCGATCGGTTGATTGCTATACTTCAAATATGGCACGGAACCATATATGCGTTATGGCAAGAGCGTAATGCACGGTATCATGATGGTCTTACTAAAGCTCATTGGATGTTATCTCGAGAAGTCATCAAACAAGCAAAGGACAAATCTACAGCTATGTGTAACTGTGGATCAGAACTTGGCTTGAGATTGGTGACTTTCTGGTCTGCGATTTAAGAAGTGCAGCAAGGCTATTGCTGTGCTCATTCAATTCACTTCCGTGGTGTCCAAAGCCATTGTGaccttcttccttttcttctgtTTAAATTCCCTTGCATCTCTGTTTTAGTTTGCTGCTTGTTTCCCCATTGTAAACTctgttttaattatttcaatATGAAGgccagttaaaaaaaaaaagataaaaaatgttttaaaccATATAATATACTCGAATATACGATCATGTAAATGTACTTGCAGAGTCGTGCCTTTCGTATGAAAAAAAGAGGCGGCTGCCCCAGGCCCCTTCAACCATCATAAATTTTAGGCcctaattttagttttacttgATTTAATGATCAAAACATAGCACATTTAACTTTGTAATTTGGTCAATTACTTATATTACATATGCTAATAATTTGTATAAATCTGTTTAGATACTAGTTTTATGCATTACGAAAACTCCTCATTTTATACTAAAACAACTTAAATAGAATTACGTTAATAGATATTTGCCTTAGGCCCTGAAAATTCCGAGCACGGCACTGTGTACTTGCACCCCACTTGTCTTTGAGGATAATAGAACTTTCACTCGCTATACCATATTCATACGACTCAGATTGGTACGTAAACTTCTAGTCAATTTCCCATCCCCatgttataataattaaaaactatatacaGTTTTCTTTGAAAAATCCTTAGAACTTAAGGCTGCAGCCGACATTAACCGAGTCTATATAAGACCCATACTTTTTGCAATTCCAGAATATTTCTGGAAGCGCACACacaacaatataagaaaaagagaaagaaggtATTGTATATTTGTATTGTTGACATGGCAAAGAGCAAAGGCGCTTCCCTAATAAACCGGTTGAGACAAGCCGTCAATAAAGTGAATTTCTTGTTGAATTTCAAGATAAGCAGCCTCTGGGGTATTGTACCAATGCTtgattcttcttcatctcttcgGTTTAGTTTCAACGATAGACCAGGTTTAGCAGCGGCTTGTGCAGAGGAGAATGAACCGGACTCAACCGGTTTTTCAAGAGGAGCGTTGTATAGAGCTGGGAGTTATGATCCACCTTCAGACGAAGACATAGACAACAAAGCTGAGATGTTCATAGCTAATTTCTACAAGCAGCTTAAGATTGAGAGACAAATCTCTTTAGAACTTAAATATTGCTTGGGTAATAATCAAAGTTTCAACTATAGGTCGCCTTAGTTttcatagttttatttattcttttgttcATTTATTGTAATAATAAGATCCTATAATTTTCATTGGGGTCTTAGTTGATGATCGGCCTGCTATTTTTTCGTGGTAGGCTTATCCATTTTCGTATCATTATCGTTAGTGAGTCAcgtttattctttttttttttccactgaagatttcattatatatatgtagaaGTATTACAAACATGGCCTTGCAAACAAAGTGCCTTCATCCCTATTACAAAAGCGACCACCATGAAATTACACATCAAATATGCTAGCTTCACTATCAAACAGAGACTGAAGCCAACGTGGTGGTCCTGAGGCAACATAAGATTGAAACCGATTCCCAGCCACAACACTGTGAGCCATCAAGCGAGCTCCCCTATTGGCATGTGCAGGCTCTAAGTATATATGCCAATCCAAAAAATCCCTAAGTAACAGCTTGATCTCGttcacttcaaacctgaagGAAGGCCAACTCTTGGGTCTATTTAGAGCATTGACCAATACCCTTCCTTCAAAACCAAAGTGAACTCGCAAACACCCATGGCTGATCATACTTTCCACAGCCCATACTAAACTCAAAAAATAAGCCTcattgatacactaaaaatgaatccttgctactgccaagttaacagttgcaattgtagtacttaagattcaaatc is a genomic window containing:
- the LOC130495760 gene encoding uncharacterized protein LOC130495760; translated protein: MANYQFSDLGKVWFVYKDPIKIQFLFADAQSITVKVSPPEALPFFFTAVYASNLLEERQQLWTSLRDTSVSFDLASSPWMVCGDFNEILDPRETSNSSIITSTRAMREFGSCLSDIGVFDLSSQGPKYTWSNHRPSDPIGKKIDRCLVNDLWQLSYPKGFCSFEPPEFSDHTPCHIRLTSTRPSFGTRPFMFPSYLIKLPSFVPTIKECWLQIGGPAGNLTVLCFKLKQLKAPIKSLCKENFSQIERRVQEAKSTLDSHQLQALNFPSEDNLAMEKESREAWLFLRLAEEMFFRQRSRIKWLEAGDLNTQFFHRITMVRNALNGITYLLRGDGSRSQSLKEVHQIAAAHFAGILCTLRGSYCMFLPEYMTRVILTVCTPAHQDLLSAPVTAALIKTTLFKLSLNRTPRPDGLTAEFFRAL
- the LOC108836743 gene encoding uncharacterized protein LOC108836743; amino-acid sequence: MAKSKGASLINRLRQAVNKVNFLLNFKISSLWGIVPMLDSSSSLRFSFNDRPGLAAACAEENEPDSTGFSRGALYRAGSYDPPSDEDIDNKAEMFIANFYKQLKIERQISLELKYCLGNNQSFNYRSP